From the Halococcus saccharolyticus DSM 5350 genome, the window CTCCAGTCCGCCGTTAGTTAAAATCGGTGTCAGAGCACGTCCGGCGAGTCGGCGATCACGCCGTCGACGCCCGCCCGGCGGAGGCGCTCGATGGCGATCGAGGTGTCGATGGTCCAGACGTTCACGTCCATCCCCGCGTCGTGGGCGCGGTCGATCGCGTCAGTTAGGAGCCAGTGGCCCCAATGGGGGTGGATATACGCACAGTCGAGCGCGAGCGCGTCGTCGAAGTCTTCATCGGCTCGGAGGCCGAAGAGGTAGGCGAGTTCCACAGTAGGGTCGTCGGTTTCGAGCGCGTCGAGCGTCGGCGCATCGAACGAGGAGACGATTACCTCGTTTTCCACTGTGGAGGCTGCCGCGGCCGCTTCGGTGGCGATACCGTGCTCCTTGCAGTCGATCACGATTCCGGTGTCTCCGGGGATCGCGTCGGCAGCGTCCGCGAGCGTCGGCACGCCGGTTCCCGTGTCGAGCACGTCGAGATCGGCGAGTTCGGCCGCCGAGAGTTCGTCGACCCGGCCGGTGGCGTCGGTGACTCGATCGACGGTCTCGTCGTGGATCACCACGAGTTCGCCCGAGCCACACCGCCGGACGTCGAGTTCGATCATGTCCGCGTTCGGGACCGCACGCTCGATCGCGACGAGCGTGTTCTCCGGATGACAATCCGCAAAACCCCGGTGGGCGATCAGCCGCATCGATTCCCGTTCCGGGTGCGGGAGCCAAAGACCTGCCGGAAGCAGGCCGGTGACGGAAGCGAGCCCGTGGTGGAGGCGGACCGCTCGGGAGTAGATTTTTGCTGTGCCTCGGTGACTGTCCGGTATGCGTGCCGTTCGCTTCCACGAATACGGCGGTCCCGACGTACTGACAGTCGACGAGATCGACCGACCCGATCCGGCAGGCCACGAGGTTCTGGTCGAGGTCCAGGCTGCCGGTGTCAACCCCGTCGACACCTACTTCCGCGAGGGATCGTACGAACCGTTCGAGCTACCGATGACGCCTGGGGTCGATCTCGCCGGCGAAATCGCTGCCGTCGGCGAGTACGTGGACGGGTTCGACGAGGGTGATCCCGTCTACGCCACCGGCCTCGGCCGGAACCACCACGGCGGCTACGCCGAGTACGCGACCGTTCCCGAGGACCGGATCGTCCGTCTTCCCGACGGGGTCGACGCGACCGCGGCCGGCGGCGCGGGCGTCGCCGCCGTCACCGCGTGGCGCGCGCTGATCGACCACGCGGGGCTCGAACCGGGCGAGACTTGCCTCGTCCATGGCGGTTCCGGCGGCGTGGGCCACGCCGCGGTCCAACTGGCCGCTGCAACCGGCGCACACGTTGTCACGACCGCCGCGCCGGAGTACCACGACCGGCTGCACGAACTCGGTGCGGACACAGTGTACGATTACTCGCGTGATGATCTCGCCGCCGTCGTCCGCGAAGCGAGCGCCGAGGGGGCCGGCGCTACCGGCGAGGGTGTCGACGTGATCCTCGACCACCGTCTCGACGACTACCTCCAGTTCGACGCCGAGGTCGCCGCGACGGGCGCGCGGGTGGTCGGCATCGGCGA encodes:
- a CDS encoding glycerophosphodiester phosphodiesterase, whose translation is MRLIAHRGFADCHPENTLVAIERAVPNADMIELDVRRCGSGELVVIHDETVDRVTDATGRVDELSAAELADLDVLDTGTGVPTLADAADAIPGDTGIVIDCKEHGIATEAAAAASTVENEVIVSSFDAPTLDALETDDPTVELAYLFGLRADEDFDDALALDCAYIHPHWGHWLLTDAIDRAHDAGMDVNVWTIDTSIAIERLRRAGVDGVIADSPDVL
- a CDS encoding NADPH:quinone reductase; translated protein: MRAVRFHEYGGPDVLTVDEIDRPDPAGHEVLVEVQAAGVNPVDTYFREGSYEPFELPMTPGVDLAGEIAAVGEYVDGFDEGDPVYATGLGRNHHGGYAEYATVPEDRIVRLPDGVDATAAGGAGVAAVTAWRALIDHAGLEPGETCLVHGGSGGVGHAAVQLAAATGAHVVTTAAPEYHDRLHELGADTVYDYSRDDLAAVVREASAEGAGATGEGVDVILDHRLDDYLQFDAEVAATGARVVGIGENDPAVGLENDGVARSKDVSYQFMSMFNTPDLRVGLRRIAYLMAEDDLTIDVAREYGLDEADEAQRAVLEDSFLGKLVLVP